Within Amycolatopsis sp. FDAARGOS 1241, the genomic segment TGGATCTTCACGAAGCCGGCCGCTCCAGCCTCCCATCCCGACTGGATCTCCGGGTCCGCGAAGCGACCGTCCGCGCGCTCCTTCGCAAAGATCTCCTCCAAGTGCTCGCCGGGAATCGTCTTGCGGGTCGTGAACACGATCGCGTGCGAGGCATTGGGGGCCGCCCGAGGCCTACTACGTTCGCGCCGGACGCCAAAAGCGGACGGCCCGCCGGGGTCGGGGGATCCGGCGGGCCGTCCTGGTGGTGTGCGCTGTCTGCGGGTCAGCCGTCGCCGTCGAGGCCGGGGAGGTAGGCGCCGGGGACCTGGGCTGGGGCGTAGATCTTGGTGTCGCCGGGGTAGGGCTTGGTCCATCCGGTTGCTTCGTACCAGCTGAAGCGGCTCATCTGCTCCGGCGGTGCGCTGTCGACCTTGGAGTTGTCCCCGACGAACGGCTGCGACGCCTTCCACGTCTGCCATTGCGCGGCTACGTTCCGCGCCCCGGCGGGGACCGCCGCTGTGGTCGGCGCGGGTGCTGCGGTCGGGTTCTGCGCCGCGGGGGTGTCGGCGCCGCACGAGGGCGGGGTGGACAGACCCAGGGTCAGCGACGTGCGGTTGGGCACGACGGTGAACGGCGTGTAGTCGGGCGTAGTGGTGAACGCCGAGCTCATCGGGCTGGCCGCGGCGTCCATCTGGTTGAGGGGGTGGATGCCGAGGATCTGCTCGATGGTGCGGATCATGGTGGCCTGGGTGTAGTAGTGGCTGTCCACCACGCTGTGCTGGGCCCAGGGGCTGATGATCTGGACCGGGGCCCGGTGCCCGTCGACGTGGTCGATGCCGGCCTGGGAGTCGTCCTCGACCACGAAGATCGCGGACTGATTCCAGTACTTGCTGTGCGAGACGGTGTCGATCAGCTTGCCGACTGCCAGGTCGTTGTCCGCGACTTGGGCGGGCCCGGTGACCGGGCCGCCGGTGTGGTCGTCGGGCAGCCACATCATGTTCAGGTTTGCCGGACCGTTCTTCTCGAAGTCCTGCTTCCAGATCTGGTACCGGTAGTTGTCCGGGATGGCCAGGTCGCCGCCGGGGAAGGCGTGGACCGAGATGTCGTTGAGCGAGGGGATGTCCACGTTCGAGTACATCGGGTACGCGGTGGTTGCTGTGGGGTCGGCCGCCATGTTTTTGCTGTCGCAGTACAGGTTCTGCCAGGTCGCCGCGGCCGGCTTGTTGTTGGACTGCATCTGGTACTCGCCGAAGTCTCGGGCCGTCTTGCCGGCCGCCTCGGCGGCGGTCCAGATGTACCCGGAGGCCTGGTGGCCCAGCACATCGTTGTAGCTGTCGTAGCTGCGCTGGTACTCCCCGGCGGTCGACTCGGTGTACTCCGGGTCGTCGGCCTGCATCAGCCAGCTGTGCCCCTCGGCCGAGTTCGTGGCCGGGTCGTAGAAGTTGTCGTAGAGCCCGAACTGCGCGGCCAGCGCGTGCTGGTTCGGCGTCACGTTCGCGCCGTAGGCGGTCAGTGTCGGGTCGCCGTTGCCCGCGGGGATGTCGCCGTAGACCTGGTCGTAGGTCCGGTTCTCCTTGACGATCAGGTACACGTACTTGATCGTCGACGGGTCACCGATCTTCACCGGAACCGGCACCGGCGCCACGTTCGGGTTCCCGTTGCTCTGCTTGACCGAGTTGCCGATCCAGCCGTTCTGGGCGAACACCTTGGCGGTGTAACCGTGGATGGCGCTGTCGCTGGGCAGGGTGAACCGCGTCAGGCTCGATGTCGTGTCGTGGCTGTTGTGCCTGCTGGTGTTGCGCAAGGCGTCGATACCACGGGTGTTGGAGACGACCACGTCGTCGCCGGAGGTGGCGATCTCTGCGGGGTAGTAGTCGGTCGGGAGCAGGCCGACGTAGGAGACCGGCTCCCGCGCGGAGGTGTACTTGTAGACGGCCACGGCGTTGGCCCGGCCGAGCGTCACCAGCAGGTGACCGTCGTCGGTGAGCGTCACCGCGTTCGGATCGTAGCCGACGGAGGCATCCGGCCACGGCTGCGTCGCGATGGTCTGCACGACCTTGTCGCCGGCGGTGTCGATCACGGACACGGTGTTGCTGTTCGTGTTGGTGACGAACACCGCCCCGTGCTTCGCGTACACCGCGGTCGGGTGCAGGCCGACGTCGATGCTCGCCGCGTCCGCGTCCGGCTTCGCCAGGTCGATGACGCTGACGGTGCCGGTGGTGCTGCCTGCGTTCGGATCGGCCGGCACCGCGGTGCCGTAGGAGTTCTGCGTGGGCTCGGCTGGGGCGGTCGAGTCGCTGATGTCCCAGCCGCTGAGCTGCAGGAGCGGGTCGCCCCAGTTCGCGGTGACGTTCAGCCGGTAGTAGCTGTACGCGGTGGTGTTGGTGAAGGTGTAGCTCTTGGTGACGTACCGCGAGTCGAAGCGCTCCCCCGTGCGCTTGTCCACATCGGTCCAGGTGCTGCCGTCGTTCGAGCCCTGCAGGGTGAAGTCCTTGGGGTCGCGGCCCGGCGAGTCGTTCGCGGAGGTGAGCGAGTACTGCACCACCGCCGCGGGCTTGGCCAGCCGATAGGTCACCGAGCCGGTCGGGTGCTGCGCCAGCCACTTGGTCGACGGATCGTGGTCCTTGAGGTTCACAGCGACTTCGTTCGGCGGGTTCTCAGCGCTCGTGGTGACCGTGCTGACCTGGGCGAGCAGAGTGCCGGGCATGGGCTTGGCCGGGCGACCGCCCTCGTTGCTGACGTAGAGCTTGGTCCCGACCTGGACCATGCCCCGCGGCGCGGTGCCCACGGCCCAGCTGCGCTGGATGGCCCCGGTGGCCGCGTCGATGGCCACCACGCGGTTCTGGCCGTTGACGGCGGCGTACGCGGTCTTGCCGTCGGCCGAGAACACCGGCGTGGCGGACAGCGCGTGCTTCGAGCCCTGCGCGGGAATGCTGATGTTCGTCGGGCTCGCGAGGCTGCCGTCCGTGTTCACGGTGAACTTCGTGTAACCGTCGATCCGGCCCAGCCACAGCTGTGCGCCGTCGGGCGAGTACGTCGGGCCTTCCTGACCCACGTCGCCGCCGCTGACCCGCAGGTCCGACTGGTCGTTGGTGCCGACGTATTGCTGCACCTTGTAGTTCTTCAGATTCACGATGGCGAGCACCTGCCCGCCGTCGGTGAGCGAGGCGGCGACGTGGGTGCCGTCCGGGCTCACCGAGGACGACATGATCTTGCCGGACGGGATGACCAGACGCTGGCCGATGGGTTTGACGTACTGGCCACTGGAAGCCACCAGGCCCTGATCGGTGGTCTGGCCGGCGTGCACGAAACCGAACTGATTCGTCTGAGCGAACGCGACGCCGGCACCGGTGGTCACGGCGGCAACGACTGCCACCGCGACCACGAATCTGCGGCCCACAGCTCTGGCGAGAGGGCCGCTGCGAGCCTTCCCCCGTCGTTGACGTACTACCTGCATGGAGTGATCCCCTTCAAGCTTCATTGGGAGCAGTTCAACCACGCCGTCGAACCACCAGGCCGTGGTCCCCGTCCAGCGCCGGGACGACCGCACACCGCCAATCCCGCACAGACCACGTCGGGGAACCCTAAGAAGGCGAAGTGACGCCGCCTGGGCAGGCAGGCAAACAACAAAGGAAGGGGCGACGGCACATGCCGTCGCCCCCACCGGCCCGCAGCACCGCGGCGGCCCCTCCAGCCACACCCGGTCACCCGCACCCAGCGTGAAGAACCGGATCAGCTCGTCCCGGCCCAGCTCCTCCCGCCACGACCGCAACCGCCAGATCTCCGCATCGGAGAAAATCGGGCACAGTGTAGCCAGCAGTAGGTCTTCGCGTTTCACGCCGATCGTGGCCCAGGACGGGGACGCCGGCGTCATCGTCACCGCTCAAGGTCGTGGCGCCGCTGCTCCCACGCTGCTCGTTCAGGTGTGCCCGTGATCGGGGGGCCGAACTGGGCGTCCTGTACGGCGGCGGTGATCCGCACGGCTACTTCGCGACGCTGGTCGGCCAGCACGCGCACGGCGTAGGGGCTGATGTGCTGCTCGCCGCCGAGTTCGTTGCCGAGTTCGGCGCACCGCAGGGTGAGTACCTGACCGTAGAGCGGGTTGAAGTGGTCGTTCGGCTCGAACGGGTGGGCCATGGGGTATTCCCAGCGTCGCTCCCCGTACCGGCCGACGGCGGCGACTGCGCGCTAGCGGTCTACCGCAACACCCGCACCCGCAAGATCGACGCCGCCACCAGCCGGCGCTACGGGGAGGCCGGCGCCGGCGAGAAGGTGCAGCTGGAGGCCGACCACAAGTGGTTCCCGATCGCCCCGGCCCGCTGGCCACGGCTGAAGGCGATCGTCTACGTCGTCGACGGCGTCGTCGCCCGTATCCGCGGCGTCGAAGCGGACCTGGCGAAGTGGGACACCGACGACCGTGGCTACGCCGATGTCCCGGTCACCAAGCCACTGACCGAGCTGCAGATCGCCAAGCGGCTCCCGACGCTGGGCATCGCCGTTGGTGACCACCGCCCGCACGTCCGCGGCAAGATCCGCGAATACGTGTCCCTGTAGCCGCGGCGGCATGGCCGCCAGCGGCGGCTCCCACGCTGGCTGGCCGGGTACTTCACACCAGAGCGGTCAGCACGCCGAGGACCACCTGGCTGGAGAGAACAGATCGGCGAAGCTGACCGCGCCGCCCTGCTCCATATCCTCGACGGGCTACTCGCCAGCACCCGCATCCGAGCAGCCCTCGACAACGCCGGCTAACGCTTCGTGACGTCGTTGATCGCGGTCCCCGGCGGCAGGCTCAGCGCGCCACGTCGCAGCTGGCCACAGATCGACCAGTAGACCTCCAGGTCGCTGACCTCAAGGTTCTCGATCATGTCTTGGCCGCCGAGGAACAGCGGGACTCGGTAGCCCACGCACTGGTCGCGGCGCAGCGGCACAGAGTCGCTGTTGACGGCTGACCACGAGTCGAAGAATTCTGTTGCTAGTGCGGCGTCCGCGTACTCGACAAGTTCTTCGTCGTGGAATGCCGCGAACGGCAGCGGGATCTCCAGAGCCTCGCCCGTTCCCGGCTCGAGTAGGAGGACCTGCGGCTGCCCATCCACGGTGCGGCCGGAGTCGACGGCGAACTGCCGCCCGAGCCAGTCGTAGCCGAACGGGCCGACGCGGGTCGCATACTCGGAGAACGCCTCCGCGATCAGCGTCAACGCCTGCGAGCCAGACGTGTGGTCGTGGACCCGGTACAGGCCGCCTCCGAAGGTCGCTCCGGCGAACTCCGAAGCGAAGTCGAGGTACCCCTCAACACCGACGAGCCGTTCATGCCGCCACGTCGAGCCAGCCGGAACCGCGTCCCGAAGCGGGGCGTACTCGGCGCGGAAACGTTGGAACATCCGAAGTCCTCTCACCAGATCATCACTGATATCACGAATGTGCCTGGCTTGAGGCCTCGGAGCTGCCACATGATCTGCGACCCGAGACTCCGGTTTACCGACAAGTCCAGCGGATTCATGTTCGCGACGTCATCAAGCCCGCCGAGCTGCAAGTCGATGGTGTGATCGACGTCCGCTCCGCTCGGGACGATGCCACCAGCACGGCGGTAGCGTGAGGCCGGGGACGTACCGACCCGCTTAACCGGAGTCACCCGCAGGCCTCCAGCTCCCGCCGCTTCGTTCAGCGCAGCCACCTTCGCATCAGCAGCCGACCGCTGGGCTGCGTTCCACCCGGGCTTGTAGCGGAGCGACAGGCTGGCCCCGCCCTCTACTGCGTGTTCGACGTCTGCAGCGCTCGCAGCCGACGCCTCGCCTGCCCCACCGTCGCCTTCGCATACCAAACTACTCTTGTTCCAGGTCTCGCCATCGAAGAGCCATTGGCCGCCAGCGCAAGCAGCGTCGTCGAGGCTGCCCTGGGCCGGAGCGAGACCACCCGGCCAGGTGTCAGGACTTCCCGGTTGTGCGTAGGGGTCGAAGGTGGTGGGGTCTTCGCTGGGATTAGTGCCGGCGACGAGGTTGGTGATGATCGGTGAGTCGGATGCGCCGGTGGCGGGGGTTTTGGTTCCGTTTTGGGGGATGATGCCGGGGCCGGTGACTTGGCCGCTGGGTCGGGGGTTGTCCGGTGTCTGGTAGACCCGCGCGGCGATGATCTGGTCGTGAGTGGGTGGTTTCGGGCGGGTGAGGCCTTGTCCTCCCCCGTGACCGGCCGGCTTGTGTCCGCGGGGGGCGTGGCCTGGTGGGTTGTGTCCGCTTGGCCCAGTCGTTTCGGGCCAGTCGAACGATCCTCCCAGTGAAAGTGCCGCTCCGCCGTAGTCGTAGCCGCCGTAAGACGGGTACCCGCCTGGCCAGTTGGACGGCGCGGGCGGACGCGAAGGATAATGTTGATCTCGTTGCCCAGGTGCCTCGTCTCCGGCGAGCAGGAAGTCAAGGCCCCCCAGGATCGCGCCGAGCCAGCCCCACGACGCAGCGCCGCCGCCGGCCGCCACTCCTGCGCCTGTGGTAGCGAGGTCGGTACCACCGGCCCCGGCCAGGGTCGGGAGTTCGCACCCGATGAGCAAGCATTCGCCCCAATGGCCGTTGGGGTCGTTGTAGGTGAGGGGGTTGTCGTTGGCATAGGTGTAGGGGTTGGCGGCGGTGCCGGTGATCGTGCTGATGGTGTCGTGGCTGGTGAAGTCGCCCTGGGCGGGGTCGTACCAGCGTGACGCGGTGCCGACGAGCTGGGTGGCGGGGTCGGTCCAGCCGCCTTGGTAGCCGAGGTCGGCTTGGGTTCCGGTGGTGGCAACGGGGTTGCCGTAGGGGCCGTAGGCGCTGGATCCGGTGAGGGCGGTGCCGGTGGGGGTGAACAGGCCGGTCACGTCGCCGTGCAGGTCGGTGAACGCGGTGGCGGCGGTGCCGCCGGTGGCGACGCCCAGGAGGTTGCCGCCCGGGTCTCGGCTGAAGGTTTGGGTGCCGTCGCCAGTGGGGGTGGTGTCGGTGCCGTCGTAGGTGAAGGTGGTCGTGCCGGCGGTGGTGAGGCGGCCGAGGGCGTCGTGGGTGTAGGTGGTGGCGCCGTTGTAGGCGGCCATCTGGTCGAAGGCGTCGTAGGTGTAGGTCTGGGTGGTGGTGCCGTCGGTGGTGGCGGTTTGTGCACCGCGGGCGTCGTAGGTGGTGGTGTTGGTGGTGGTGCCGTTGGTGGCGGTGGTGAGTTGGTCGCGGGCGTTGTAGGTGTAGGTCCAGGGGCCGGCTTGGGTGCGGTTGCCGGCGTTGTCGTAGGCGTAATTGGTGGTGGTGGTGCCGTCGGTCCAGGAGGTCAGGCGGTCGGCTTGGTCGTAGGTGTAGGTGTTGGCCGCGGCGCCGGCGGTGCCGGTGGTGGTTTTGCCGGTGAGGTTGTTGTTCGGGTCGTAGCCGTAGGTGATGGCGGCTTCGGTGGCGCCGCCGGGCGCGGTGATGGTTTGGGCGGCTAGGCGGTGGGTGGTGTCGTAGGTGTTGGTTTGGGTGGCGTTGCCGGTGCCGTAGCCGATTCCGGTGGGCTGGTCGAGGGTGTTGTAGGTGTAGCTCGCGGTCGCGCCGGTCAGCGGGTCGGTGGCGGTGGCGAGCTGGCCGGTCGGGGTGTAGGTGAACCCGGCGGTACCGGTGCTGTCCGTGCGGGAAGTCAGCTGCCCGTTGTTGTCGTAGGTGTAGCTTGCAGTGCCCGACGGTCCGGCCGCGGAGAATGTCAGGCCGCGGTCGTCGTAGGTGAAGGTGTCGGTGCCGGTGGGTGCGCTGGCTGAGGTCAGGCGCCCGGCCAGGTCGTAGCCGATGGTGCGGGCGGTGGTGGTGGCCTCGGCTCCGGTGCCGCTCTGGGAGGTGAGCCGGCCGAGTTCGTCGTAGCCGAGAGTCTGGGTGACCCCACCGGGTTCGGCCAGGGTCGTCAGGTGGCTGTCGGCGTCGTAGGTCCGGGTCGTGGTGGTGTCCGCGGGGGTGGTGAACCCGGGAACCGCGGGGGCGATGGTGGATTCGGGCAGGCCGAGGCTGTTGTAGGTGTAGATCGTGGCGTTGTTGTTGCCGTCGGTGTAGCGGGTGGTCTGCCCGGCCGCGTCGTAGCCGTAGCCGGTGGTGATCGACGCGGTGGCTGAGATCGGCTGGACCTGTTGGGTGATGTGGTTGCCGGCGTCGACGGTGTAGGTGGTGGTGTGGTTGTTGGCGTCGGTGGCCGAGATCTTGTTGCCGGCCGCGTCGTAGCCGGTGCCGAGGGTGCGTACGGTCGCGCCGGTGTTGTCGAGCTGCGTGGTTGCGGTGGTGCGGCCGGCCGGGTCAAATGTGGCCACCACCGCGGAGCCGTCCGGCAGCGTGGTCTGGGTGAGGTGCCCATCGGCGTCGTAGGCGGAGCTTGTGGTGTGGCTGTTGGCGTCGGTGACCGAGGTGGTCTGGCCAAGTTTGTCGTAGCCGTACTGGGTTGTCTGCCCGCCGGGCAGGGTGACCGAGAAGGGTCGGTCGAGGGGCTCGGGACCGAGAGTCTGGGTGGGGTCGTAGCTCAGGGTTGTGGTGTTCGCGGCGCTGGTGGGCTGGCGGACCACCTGGGTGGACGTGATCGTCTGGCCGAGTTCGTCGTAGGTGGCCTGGGTTTGCGCGCCGGTGGGGTCGGTGGCCGAGAGTTGTTCGCCGTCGGTGTCGTAGGTCGCGTAGGACACGGGGGTGGTGCCGTCGACGGCGGGCTGGGTGGTGGTGACCCGGTTGCCGAGCTGGTCGAGGGTGTAGCTGGTGGTGCGGCCCAGCGGGTCGGTGGTGGAGGCCGGCTGCCCGAGCGGGTAGTAGGTGTATTGGGTCAGCGGGGTGATCGACGTGGCTGAGCCGGGTGGGGTGTATGCGGGTCGGGACACGCCGAGCAGTTCGGAGTCCGCGTCGTAGGTGCTGGTGGTGATGTTGCCGTCGGGATCAGACGAGGTGGTCTGGTCGCCGAAGGTGTTGTAGCCGTACTGGTTGATGGGGTGGGCCGGGGCGGGCGCGCCGCCGTCGGTTTCGGTGGTGACGATGGGGCCGGTGAGGGTGGTGAGCTGGCCGGCGGGGTCGTTGGTGTAGGTGGTGGTGTAGGCGGTGGGGTCGGCGCCGGTGACGTTGCCGCGCGGGTCGGTGACGCTGGTGAGGGCGCCGCGCTGGTCGTAGGTGGCGGTGGTGGTCAGGGTGGTGGCGCCGTTGTGCACGGCCTGGGAGGTGAGGTCGCCGAGGGTGTCGTAGCCGTAGTCGGTTTCCTCGTTCACGCTGCCGTTGGCGACCGTCTTCGTCGCCACTTGATCGTTCGCGTCGTAGGTGAAGGTCGTGACGTGGCCGTCGGCGTCGGTGCTCGAGGTGACGCGCCCGGCCGGGTCGTAGACCTTCGTGCTCGCGCTTGGCGCCGAGGAGAGGTCGAACTGTGACGTCGGGTGCCCGGCCGCGTCGTACAGCGCGGTGGCCACGCTGACCGGGGTCTGGGTGCCGAAACGGTCGTGCCAGTTCGTCACGACGGCGGAGAGCTGCCGGCCGCTGTCGTCGTAGGTGTAGCGGGTGGTCCGGCCCATCGCGTCGGTGTCGGACGCGAGCAGTCCATCCGGGTCGTAGGCACGGGAGTCCAGCACCAGGTTCGTGGCGGCGATCGGGTGGTTCGGGTCGCCGGTCCAGTTGGTCAGCGTCGTGGCCGTGTGGTGCCCGTTCGCGTCGAAACTGTCGGCGTAGATGTTCCCTGCCGGATCGGTGGTGCTGGTGCGGTTGCCGTAGCTGTCGTAGCCGTAGCTGGTCTGCCGGTTGGCCGGGTCGGTGGTCGTCGCGAGCAGGTCGTGGCTGTCGTAGGTGTTGGTGGTGGCGCGGGCGGTGTCACCGCCGGTGGTGTCGCTGACGGTTTGGGCCAGGACGTTGCCGTCGGCGTCGTAGATGTAGGTCGTTTGCGGGGTGTGGGTGGTGCCGGTGACCGCGTCGGTCGTGGCGGGATCGGTTTGCGTGGTGAGCCGGTTCTGTCCGTCCCACGCGTAGCTGGTGGTGACGCCGGCCGGGAACGTGTCCGAGGTCTGGGTGGAGGTGAGTTTCCGGCCCAGCAGATCGAACGTCGCGGTGGTCGCCATGCCAGACGGGGCGGTGATGCCCGCGGCGTCGCCGGCGGCGGTGTAGCTGTAGTTGGTGATGTGGCCGAGCGGGTCTTTCTGGGTGGCCAGCAATCCGGCGGGTTCGGTGCCGCCGCCGACCGCTGTTTCGCTGCCGGTGGTGTAGGTGTTGGTGGTGACCGACCCGGCCGGGTTGGTCAGCGTCAGCAACCCGCCGGCCGCGTCGTAGGTGTAGCTCGTCTGATACGTCGTGTCACTCGGGCCGGACGAATCCGCGGTCAACGTGGTGAGCGGTTCGTCGTTACGCGGATCGGTGACCGCATACGTTCCCGCCGCCGGGAACGTCGCATACGAGGTGGCCGCGCCGCCGCTGGAGGCGCCAATGGTGCGGGACAGCACGTTGCCGCGCAGGTCGTGGGTGGTGGTGACGGTGTTGCCGTCGGGGTAGACGGTGGTGTAGCCGAACCCGTTGGTGTCGTAGGTGTAGTGGGTGGTGTTGCCGAGTGCGTCGGCCGTGCTGAGCAGCCGGGACCCGTTGACCGGGTCATACCGGTAGGACAGCGGGTGGTTGCCGGGGTCGGTGACCGTGGCGGTCGTGACCGGGGTGGGGCTGGTGTTCGCCGCCTGCGCCGCGGTCCAGAGCCCGGCCACAGGGCCGGCGGTCAGGGGCGTGTTGTAGAAGGCGACGTCGGCGACCGAGCCGGTGAAGTAGCCGCCCGGGTTTGCGGTCGCGTTGTTGGCCGGCGCGCCGCTGCCCCAGAGGCCGGAGCCGATGGTGGCGGTCTGCAGGCCGGGTGCGTTGATGATCGGCGCGGTCGCGGTCGCCGCGGTGGCGCCGTCGAGGTATTCGGTTTGGGAAATGCTGTTGTGGGGGAAGTCCGCGGTCTGGGATACGACGACGTAGTGCCATTTGCCGTCGGTGACGGTGCCTGGGGAGTTGAGGTAGCCGCTGCCGTACCAGGTGTAGAGCTTGCCGTCGGTGCCGATGTAGAGCAGGGCGTTGCCGCCCCAGCCGGTAAGCACGCCGCCGGCGGTGGAGGTTTTGAACCACAGAGCGAGCGTTTTGCCACCGACTGTCCAGGCGGTGCTCTGCACCGGGATCGTCAGGCTGGAGGTGGTGCCGTTGAACGAGACCGCGGTGTCCCCGGTGGTCGGCATCGGCCCCGGCTGCCCGAGCGTCACGTTGGCATAGGTGCCGTCGCCGTCGGCGGTGGCGGAGATTGCGCTGGTGGGGATCTGGTTGACCGCTTGGGTTCCGGTGGTGTCGGTCAGCGGCCAGAAGTCGGTGGGATCACCGGCGAACACGGTGCCGCGGTACTGGGCCGAGGATCCGTTCGAGGTCGGTGGTGCAAGTGTCCACGCGCCGCCGTACTGGTCGGTGACGTGCGTGGCCCGGTCGAGCACGTTGTCGTAGGTGACCTGGGCGTGGGTTTTGCCTTCCGGGGTGGTGATCGAGGTCAGTTCCGCGGCCGGCTGCTTGCCGGCGCTGACCTGCTGGGCGATCGCCGGGCCGCCGAGGGCGCGGGTGTAGAACGCGACGTCGGCGATGTTGCCGTTGAAGTGGCTCCACCCCGCGGCGGGGCCGTTGACCCACGGGTAGCCGTTGACGTAGCCGGCGGCCACGAAGTTCATCGGGTCCAGGTTGATCAGGGTGCCCGCCTGGCTGCCCACGAGGGCGCCGTCGAGGTACATCGACTGGGTGTTGCCCTGCCCGACCAGGGTGACCGAGTGCCACGCCGAATCGTTCACCTTGCCCGACGACACGATCGGGGCGACGCTGCCGGTCCAGAACTGGCCATAGAGTTTGCCGTCGGTGCCGATGTAGAGCACCGGCATCGCACCCGGGTTCGGATTCGCGGTGTCGATCGCGCTGTGCCCGGTCGACATCAGCACCCCGGCCGAGCCGTTCGGGAAGGTCTGGAACCACAGCTGCACACTCAGATACGAGGCCGAGGACACGAGATTGTTCGGCAGCTGCAGCGAGCCGGCGCCGTTGAAGTAGCTCGACGTGCTCGGCGAACCCGGATGCGGTGTCGAGTCACTCGGCGACACCGTGGTGAACGCGCCGTTGTCCGCGCCCAGGTTCGCGCTGACCTCGTCGACCGCCGTCGCTCCCGCACTCTGATTTAGCCGCCAGTACGCGTACGGCTGCGCGTCCAGCACCGTCGACCGGTAATGCGACCCGGGCGTCGAGCCGCTGGTGTAGGAGTATCCGGTGCACTGGCTGCTCGAGGTCGGCGGGCAGACCGCGGTGAGCGTGTCGCCGCTATAGGTGTAGCTCCACGTCAACGCCTGCCCCCCGGCGGTCGCCGGGTCGGTGCTCACGGTCGCGACATGCCCACCGGACCACGTGAGGTGCAGCGACCGGTTGCCGCCGGTGTCGGTGACCGTGGCCAGGTGGCCGCCCGCGTCATAGGACAAGGTCTGCGCCCGCCCGGCCGCGTCGGTGATCGAGGTCAGCTTCCAGCTGCTGCCGGCCTGCTGGCCGAAGGTGTAGGTTGAGCCGCCGCGCACGGTCAGGCTGTAGCCGCCGCCGGGG encodes:
- a CDS encoding DNRLRE domain-containing protein, encoding MAASGRWARRDSRGWPIAGRGLAGRVMAVVVAIALIVSTGGQTASGSPLSSPATPQQRSGSAAGAGHTAGSALGPTTKGASAVTPAGSAPEARTRAAAADPRLSNTATSGTAQSAAPRERSAPAASTGTEITAARTATRSVFQNADGTQTAKVYPRPVHYRTSSGAWGDIDTNLAQGGNGRWAEKADSASASFAAAADDATLASVPAGPGGSIAFGVQGAAHVTGHVTDSTITYPGAAAHTDISYLATASGGVKENLTLASADAPTTWVFPLTLTGVTPSMGSDGSVVFTNGAGQVVDTIAHGFMRDSNIDPRSGDGVLSTAVTYSLTTAQGKPALRMDLDATWLHDTARVFPVQVDPSVNLNTSGSTYVMSPFTNDYSGGTELDTGTYDGGANVANSYLKFDVSSLNNNYIEAATLNMDEIWSYSCQPRPMYVSPITSGWSVGGAKTYPWVSIGGAIGSSNVAYGHDSSCSTSHWVSVNLGNNPTAAGTQLIESWTHGGANNGLAVTADTHDSYGWKKFASFNTPNPPYLSITYSPNGAVYSSPVNYTKPTGTSSGSQQVTVTNLGNSTWTTTNNHLWYQLYDLNWNNLRITNPPDPWTNLPGSVGPNQKFTVNATIGPVTPGQYYLCWDMFTGNTSFNISYGVNSPCEVINSANTPPQIDSASPPSNTALSTLQPQLFATGHDPDNYPAKGITFDFQVYSLPAGGGTPALVADSGALSNGNYRVPAGKLAWNQSYYWTVAVNDTVGSSNWSSPAYFTTAVPQPLITAHIGANTSRRNFDPGVGDYTTTVTDASVATAGPALAIARSYNSQDPRVSNLFGAGWSTVYDMVAVPDSDGSGNVVVTYPDGHTVRFGLNADGTTYSPPQGTYATFSPLPGGGYSLTVRGGSTYTFGQQAGSSWKLTSITDAAGRAQTLSYDAGGHLATVTDTGGNRSLHLTWSGGHVATVSTDPATAGGQALTWSYTYSGDTLTAVCPPTSSSQCTGYSYTSGSTPGSHYRSTVLDAQPYAYWRLNQSAGATAVDEVSANLGADNGAFTTVSPSDSTPHPGSPSTSSYFNGAGSLQLPNNLVSSASYLSVQLWFQTFPNGSAGVLMSTGHSAIDTANPNPGAMPVLYIGTDGKLYGQFWTGSVAPIVSSGKVNDSAWHSVTLVGQGNTQSMYLDGALVGSQAGTLINLDPMNFVAAGYVNGYPWVNGPAAGWSHFNGNIADVAFYTRALGGPAIAQQVSAGKQPAAELTSITTPEGKTHAQVTYDNVLDRATHVTDQYGGAWTLAPPTSNGSSAQYRGTVFAGDPTDFWPLTDTTGTQAVNQIPTSAISATADGDGTYANVTLGQPGPMPTTGDTAVSFNGTTSSLTIPVQSTAWTVGGKTLALWFKTSTAGGVLTGWGGNALLYIGTDGKLYTWYGSGYLNSPGTVTDGKWHYVVVSQTADFPHNSISQTEYLDGATAATATAPIINAPGLQTATIGSGLWGSGAPANNATANPGGYFTGSVADVAFYNTPLTAGPVAGLWTAAQAANTSPTPVTTATVTDPGNHPLSYRYDPVNGSRLLSTADALGNTTHYTYDTNGFGYTTVYPDGNTVTTTHDLRGNVLSRTIGASSGGAATSYATFPAAGTYAVTDPRNDEPLTTLTADSSGPSDTTYQTSYTYDAAGGLLTLTNPAGSVTTNTYTTGSETAVGGGTEPAGLLATQKDPLGHITNYSYTAAGDAAGITAPSGMATTATFDLLGRKLTSTQTSDTFPAGVTTSYAWDGQNRLTTQTDPATTDAVTGTTHTPQTTYIYDADGNVLAQTVSDTTGGDTARATTNTYDSHDLLATTTDPANRQTSYGYDSYGNRTSTTDPAGNIYADSFDANGHHTATTLTNWTGDPNHPIAATNLVLDSRAYDPDGLLASDTDAMGRTTRYTYDDSGRQLSAVVTNWHDRFGTQTPVSVATALYDAAGHPTSQFDLSSAPSASTKVYDPAGRVTSSTDADGHVTTFTYDANDQVATKTVANGSVNEETDYGYDTLGDLTSQAVHNGATTLTTTATYDQRGALTSVTDPRGNVTGADPTAYTTTYTNDPAGQLTTLTGPIVTTETDGGAPAPAHPINQYGYNTFGDQTTSSDPDGNITTSTYDADSELLGVSRPAYTPPGSATSITPLTQYTYYPLGQPASTTDPLGRTTSYTLDQLGNRVTTTQPAVDGTTPVSYATYDTDGEQLSATDPTGAQTQATYDELGQTITSTQVVRQPTSAANTTTLSYDPTQTLGPEPLDRPFSVTLPGGQTTQYGYDKLGQTTSVTDANSHTTSSAYDADGHLTQTTLPDGSAVVATFDPAGRTTATTQLDNTGATVRTLGTGYDAAGNKISATDANNHTTTYTVDAGNHITQQVQPISATASITTGYGYDAAGQTTRYTDGNNNATIYTYNSLGLPESTIAPAVPGFTTPADTTTTRTYDADSHLTTLAEPGGVTQTLGYDELGRLTSQSGTGAEATTTARTIGYDLAGRLTSASAPTGTDTFTYDDRGLTFSAAGPSGTASYTYDNNGQLTSRTDSTGTAGFTYTPTGQLATATDPLTGATASYTYNTLDQPTGIGYGTGNATQTNTYDTTHRLAAQTITAPGGATEAAITYGYDPNNNLTGKTTTGTAGAAANTYTYDQADRLTSWTDGTTTTNYAYDNAGNRTQAGPWTYTYNARDQLTTATNGTTTNTTTYDARGAQTATTDGTTTQTYTYDAFDQMAAYNGATTYTHDALGRLTTAGTTTFTYDGTDTTPTGDGTQTFSRDPGGNLLGVATGGTAATAFTDLHGDVTGLFTPTGTALTGSSAYGPYGNPVATTGTQADLGYQGGWTDPATQLVGTASRWYDPAQGDFTSHDTISTITGTAANPYTYANDNPLTYNDPNGHWGECLLIGCELPTLAGAGGTDLATTGAGVAAGGGAASWGWLGAILGGLDFLLAGDEAPGQRDQHYPSRPPAPSNWPGGYPSYGGYDYGGAALSLGGSFDWPETTGPSGHNPPGHAPRGHKPAGHGGGQGLTRPKPPTHDQIIAARVYQTPDNPRPSGQVTGPGIIPQNGTKTPATGASDSPIITNLVAGTNPSEDPTTFDPYAQPGSPDTWPGGLAPAQGSLDDAACAGGQWLFDGETWNKSSLVCEGDGGAGEASAASAADVEHAVEGGASLSLRYKPGWNAAQRSAADAKVAALNEAAGAGGLRVTPVKRVGTSPASRYRRAGGIVPSGADVDHTIDLQLGGLDDVANMNPLDLSVNRSLGSQIMWQLRGLKPGTFVISVMIW